A window from Streptomyces sp. NBC_00299 encodes these proteins:
- a CDS encoding Uma2 family endonuclease, with amino-acid sequence MTVLEDRIKMADANTERLDQWFERLERMPVPEGFRVEIVGGNVHMTPQRDTHWAIIFRIAGAVAAKFGMDRVLSDVRIDFPGHENGFCPDVAKLSDSAKKDDDGRWRYEDVEFVAEVISEATAANDYGRKKLAYAEAEVPVYVIADPYQGRCHVYTVPKDGTYATETRVDFGTDIDLTGTVVDLVLKTEDFPRDR; translated from the coding sequence ATGACCGTCCTTGAAGACAGGATCAAGATGGCCGACGCGAACACCGAGCGCCTGGACCAGTGGTTCGAGCGCCTTGAGCGGATGCCCGTCCCCGAAGGATTCAGGGTCGAGATCGTCGGGGGCAACGTTCACATGACGCCGCAGCGGGACACACACTGGGCGATTATTTTCCGGATCGCGGGGGCCGTCGCGGCCAAATTCGGGATGGACAGAGTGCTCTCGGACGTCCGCATCGACTTTCCCGGGCACGAAAACGGCTTCTGCCCGGACGTCGCGAAGCTCAGCGACTCGGCAAAGAAGGACGACGACGGCCGCTGGCGATACGAGGACGTCGAATTCGTCGCCGAGGTGATTTCCGAGGCGACGGCCGCAAACGACTACGGCCGAAAGAAACTCGCGTACGCGGAGGCCGAGGTCCCTGTCTACGTGATCGCCGACCCGTACCAGGGACGCTGCCACGTCTACACCGTCCCCAAGGACGGCACCTACGCCACCGAGACCCGGGTCGACTTCGGCACCGACATCGACCTGACCGGCACGGTGGTCGACCTCGTCCTCAAGACCGAGGACTTCCCCCGCGACCGATGA
- a CDS encoding MarR family winged helix-turn-helix transcriptional regulator, with protein sequence MSDLTHGDNAAAVNSLRSAVMRLSRRLKHQRVDESLSPTEMSVLGTLSLCGKATPGELARKEHVQPPSMTRIVALLEAKGLVRLEPHPEDRRQKVVTKTEQAEAMLEESRRKRNAFLATLVEGLDEDEWAKLRAAAPVLEKLAHL encoded by the coding sequence ATGTCGGACCTTACCCATGGCGACAACGCTGCCGCCGTGAACTCCCTGCGCTCCGCCGTGATGCGACTGTCACGCCGGCTCAAGCACCAGCGGGTCGACGAGTCGCTGAGCCCCACCGAGATGTCGGTGCTGGGCACCCTCTCCCTCTGCGGAAAGGCCACCCCCGGTGAGCTCGCCCGCAAGGAGCACGTTCAGCCGCCGTCGATGACCCGCATCGTCGCCCTGCTGGAGGCCAAGGGACTGGTCCGGCTGGAGCCGCACCCGGAGGACCGGCGCCAGAAGGTCGTCACGAAGACCGAGCAGGCCGAGGCGATGCTCGAGGAGAGCCGCCGAAAGCGCAACGCCTTCCTGGCGACTCTGGTCGAGGGTCTCGACGAGGACGAGTGGGCGAAACTGCGCGCCGCCGCCCCCGTGCTGGAGAAGCTCGCACACCTGTAA
- a CDS encoding ATP-binding cassette domain-containing protein, with translation MGDDGRGGYGGNGYAVRAEGLEKRYGEKRALDGFDLAVREGTVHGLLGPNGAGKTTAVRILSTLIRLDGGRATVAGLDVARQPREVRARIGLTGQYAAVDEVLTGRQNLEMFGRLFHLGGKRAKLRAVELLEQFDLTDAADKGVGKYSGGMRRRLDLAASMILAPAVLFLDEPTTGLDPRSRGEVWESVRALVASGTTVLLTTQYLEEADKLASHITVIDQGRAIADDTPDGLKSLVGGDRIEVVVAERSDIPRVVKVVARVSDGEPESDEAESRIHAPVTDRVSALTEVARTLQDEGVAVEDIGLRRPSLDDVFLRLTGHRAEKAEEAGSAGKTDRAERAEEKAEKEAVV, from the coding sequence ATGGGTGACGACGGACGCGGCGGATACGGCGGAAACGGATACGCGGTGCGGGCCGAGGGGCTGGAGAAGCGCTACGGCGAGAAACGCGCCCTCGACGGCTTCGACCTGGCCGTCCGCGAGGGGACGGTGCACGGCCTGCTCGGCCCGAACGGCGCGGGCAAGACCACCGCCGTACGCATCCTGTCCACGCTGATCAGGCTGGACGGTGGCCGGGCCACGGTGGCCGGACTGGACGTGGCCCGGCAGCCGCGCGAGGTGCGGGCCCGTATCGGGCTCACCGGGCAGTACGCGGCCGTGGACGAAGTCCTCACCGGCCGGCAGAACCTGGAGATGTTCGGCCGGCTCTTCCACCTCGGCGGCAAGCGGGCCAAGCTGCGGGCCGTCGAGCTGCTGGAGCAGTTCGACCTGACCGACGCCGCGGACAAGGGAGTCGGCAAGTACAGCGGCGGCATGCGGCGCCGTCTCGACCTCGCCGCCTCGATGATCCTCGCCCCGGCCGTCCTCTTCCTCGACGAGCCGACGACGGGTCTGGACCCGCGCAGCCGAGGTGAAGTCTGGGAGTCCGTCAGGGCGTTGGTGGCGAGCGGCACGACCGTACTGCTGACCACCCAGTACCTGGAGGAGGCCGACAAGCTGGCCTCGCACATCACCGTCATCGATCAGGGGCGGGCCATCGCCGACGACACCCCGGACGGGCTGAAGAGCCTGGTGGGCGGCGACCGTATCGAGGTCGTCGTCGCCGAGCGGTCCGACATCCCGCGCGTGGTGAAGGTCGTGGCCCGCGTCTCGGACGGCGAACCCGAGTCGGACGAGGCGGAGTCGCGGATCCACGCGCCGGTCACCGACCGGGTGTCCGCCCTGACGGAGGTGGCGCGGACGCTGCAGGACGAGGGCGTCGCGGTCGAGGACATCGGGCTGCGCAGGCCGAGCCTCGACGACGTCTTCCTGCGCCTGACCGGACACCGCGCCGAGAAGGCCGAAGAGGCCGGGAGCGCCGGAAAGACCGACAGGGCCGAGAGGGCCGAGGAGAAGGCCGAGAAGGAGGCCGTCGTATGA
- a CDS encoding SGNH/GDSL hydrolase family protein produces MLRFMPVGDSQTIGSAGEHTWRYRMWQHLRETYGGPFALVGPRETLHDKATDSPTSYEYADPDFPRAHLAGWGEGWLHMAPLIGEAVRSCRADVLLVSLGLIDLGFYTNAEQTAENARNFVAEARSANPRVRIVVLPVIPNVRAESEEAFAAEVSRFNELLAKTVADLDEPRSPLLLASPPPSYDINLDTYDGTHPNASGEHKIAEAFAEAMYQAWDLGEPYEV; encoded by the coding sequence ATGCTCAGGTTCATGCCCGTCGGCGACTCCCAGACCATCGGCAGCGCCGGCGAACACACGTGGCGCTACCGCATGTGGCAGCACCTGCGTGAGACGTACGGCGGCCCCTTCGCCCTCGTCGGCCCGCGCGAGACGCTGCACGACAAGGCGACGGACTCCCCCACCTCGTACGAGTACGCCGACCCCGACTTCCCCCGTGCGCACCTCGCCGGGTGGGGCGAGGGCTGGCTGCACATGGCGCCGCTGATCGGCGAGGCGGTGCGGTCGTGCCGGGCGGATGTGCTGCTGGTGTCGCTGGGCCTGATCGACCTCGGCTTCTACACGAACGCCGAGCAGACGGCGGAGAACGCCCGGAACTTCGTGGCCGAGGCGCGGTCCGCGAACCCCCGGGTGCGGATCGTCGTGCTGCCGGTGATCCCGAACGTCCGCGCCGAGTCGGAGGAGGCCTTCGCCGCCGAGGTCAGCCGCTTCAACGAGCTGCTGGCGAAGACGGTCGCCGACCTGGACGAGCCGCGCTCACCGCTGCTCCTGGCGTCCCCTCCCCCGTCGTACGACATCAATCTCGACACGTACGACGGCACCCACCCGAACGCGAGCGGCGAGCACAAGATCGCGGAGGCGTTCGCGGAGGCGATGTACCAGGCGTGGGACCTGGGCGAGCCCTACGAGGTCTGA
- a CDS encoding ABC transporter permease has translation MTAVDLTVPATRGRLYWTLADVWNIVRRGLTHYRRQPVNIAWQLGFPILSVLLYGYVFGSAMKVPGGGDYKDFLMPGMFVMTMAFGFINTATLVVYDSTKGVIDRFRSMPMASSAVVAGRGITDLLAACAELAIMMLTAFAMGWRPDGGFGFLGAFGLLLWLRFALIWIGVWLGLLVPNPEAAGGLFAVAFPLTMISSIFVAPQLMPDWLGWVAAWNPISSTAAASRDLFGTPAGSGGSWVEQHALLMAGVWPVILTAIFLPLAVRRFQKLSR, from the coding sequence ATGACCGCCGTAGACCTCACCGTCCCGGCCACGCGCGGCCGCCTGTACTGGACCCTCGCCGACGTCTGGAACATCGTCCGCCGCGGCCTCACCCACTACCGGCGTCAACCGGTCAACATCGCCTGGCAGCTGGGCTTCCCGATCCTGTCGGTCCTCCTCTACGGCTATGTCTTCGGCAGCGCCATGAAGGTGCCCGGCGGCGGGGACTACAAGGACTTCCTGATGCCGGGCATGTTCGTGATGACGATGGCGTTCGGGTTCATCAACACCGCGACGCTCGTCGTCTACGACTCGACGAAGGGCGTCATCGACCGCTTCCGCTCGATGCCCATGGCCTCGTCCGCTGTCGTCGCGGGCCGCGGGATCACCGATCTGCTCGCCGCCTGCGCGGAGTTGGCGATCATGATGCTGACCGCCTTCGCGATGGGCTGGCGCCCGGACGGCGGGTTCGGCTTCCTCGGTGCGTTCGGGCTGCTGCTGTGGCTGCGGTTCGCGCTGATCTGGATCGGGGTGTGGCTCGGGCTGCTCGTACCCAACCCGGAGGCCGCGGGCGGCCTGTTCGCCGTCGCCTTCCCGCTCACGATGATCTCCAGCATCTTCGTCGCGCCCCAGCTGATGCCCGACTGGCTGGGCTGGGTGGCGGCCTGGAACCCGATCTCCTCCACCGCCGCGGCCAGCCGTGACCTGTTCGGCACGCCGGCCGGGAGCGGGGGCTCCTGGGTCGAGCAGCACGCGCTGCTGATGGCGGGGGTGTGGCCGGTCATCCTGACGGCGATCTTCCTGCCGCTGGCGGTGCGGAGGTTCCAGAAGTTGAGCCGCTGA
- a CDS encoding TetR/AcrR family transcriptional regulator, translated as MTSGKGGTSGTETSGSGDIARTMELLWDAGRRPSRGPKPTLTLDQIVEAGVRVADAEGLESMSMRRVATELGTGTMSLYRYVPGKAELLDLMLDRVQRPSENPADLGDGGWRSALEALGRATLDLYRRHPWLLQVNQSRPILGPSALDGMEKVLDRIKPMGLTDPELISAIIMIDGYVVGAARTQLYAQEAERRTGLTDTEFWQAQTPMLEKIMASGRYPLLASLDENTWGNEFDHFEFGLQRILDGLEVFVARRAEMAGGAGGPSTEA; from the coding sequence ATGACGAGCGGCAAGGGCGGCACCAGCGGTACGGAGACCAGCGGCAGCGGCGACATCGCCCGCACGATGGAGCTGCTGTGGGACGCCGGCCGGCGCCCGAGCCGGGGGCCCAAGCCGACCCTCACCCTGGACCAGATCGTGGAAGCGGGCGTCCGGGTCGCGGACGCCGAGGGCCTGGAGTCGATGTCCATGCGCCGGGTCGCCACCGAACTGGGCACGGGCACGATGTCGCTGTACCGCTACGTCCCCGGCAAGGCCGAGCTGCTCGACCTGATGCTGGACCGCGTCCAGCGCCCCTCGGAGAACCCGGCCGACCTGGGCGACGGCGGCTGGCGCTCGGCCCTGGAGGCCCTGGGCCGCGCGACCCTCGACCTCTACCGCCGCCACCCCTGGCTGCTCCAGGTCAACCAGTCACGCCCGATCCTCGGCCCGAGCGCCCTCGACGGCATGGAGAAGGTCCTCGACCGCATCAAGCCGATGGGCCTGACCGACCCCGAACTGATCTCGGCGATCATCATGATCGACGGCTACGTCGTCGGCGCCGCGCGCACCCAGCTGTACGCACAGGAGGCGGAGCGCCGCACGGGCCTGACCGACACGGAGTTCTGGCAGGCCCAGACCCCGATGCTGGAGAAGATCATGGCCTCCGGCCGCTACCCCCTGCTCGCCTCCCTGGACGAGAACACCTGGGGCAACGAGTTCGACCACTTCGAGTTCGGCCTGCAACGGATCCTGGACGGACTGGAGGTCTTTGTCGCCCGGCGTGCGGAAATGGCGGGTGGAGCCGGGGGTCCCTCGACGGAGGCATGA
- the thpR gene encoding RNA 2',3'-cyclic phosphodiesterase, whose product MRLFAAVLPPEDVARELATEVAELKKLPGADALRWTGRPGWHLTLAFYGEVDDDLVPDLSARLERAAHRTAPFRLALRGGGQFGHGRALWAGAEGDLATLRLLADRSEAAARKAGVPMGEHRRYKPHLTVARSRSAADVQPYVAALDAFTSRTWTVDELVLVRSNLPTSGVAGEQPRYEAVARRPLTGAS is encoded by the coding sequence ATGAGACTCTTCGCCGCCGTGCTGCCACCCGAGGACGTGGCCCGCGAACTGGCCACCGAGGTCGCCGAGTTGAAGAAGCTGCCCGGCGCGGACGCCCTGCGCTGGACCGGCCGCCCCGGCTGGCACCTCACCCTCGCCTTCTACGGCGAGGTCGACGACGACCTGGTACCGGACCTGTCGGCCCGCCTGGAGCGCGCCGCGCACCGTACGGCGCCCTTCCGGCTGGCGCTGCGCGGCGGCGGCCAGTTCGGGCACGGGCGGGCGCTGTGGGCGGGCGCGGAGGGGGACCTGGCGACCCTGCGGCTGCTGGCCGACCGGAGCGAGGCGGCGGCGCGGAAGGCCGGGGTGCCGATGGGGGAGCACCGGCGCTACAAGCCTCACCTGACGGTCGCCAGGAGCCGGTCGGCGGCGGACGTACAGCCGTACGTCGCGGCCCTCGACGCGTTCACCAGCCGCACCTGGACGGTGGACGAGCTGGTGCTGGTGCGCAGCAACCTGCCCACGTCCGGGGTGGCGGGCGAGCAGCCCCGCTACGAGGCGGTCGCCCGCCGGCCGCTCACAGGTGCCAGTTAG
- a CDS encoding GNAT family N-acetyltransferase produces MTITIREGGPDDIPVILGMLDSCVEWLVSQGRTGQWGTKPLSESARTVESVTRSTSGGEVFVAEVDGAPAATLTLADSPGPSLAHLPSPGEPERYIHWLASDRRFKGHGAGGALLAHAAEVTRRAGISLLRVDCYAGDDGKLVRYYESHGFVRTETYRGTNDWPGQVLARRV; encoded by the coding sequence ATGACGATCACCATCAGAGAAGGCGGACCCGACGACATCCCCGTGATACTCGGCATGCTCGACAGCTGTGTGGAGTGGCTGGTCTCACAGGGGCGCACGGGGCAGTGGGGGACGAAGCCGCTGTCGGAGAGCGCGAGGACCGTGGAGTCGGTCACGCGGAGCACGTCAGGCGGCGAGGTCTTCGTCGCCGAGGTCGACGGCGCACCGGCCGCGACCCTGACCCTGGCCGACTCGCCCGGGCCCTCCCTGGCCCATCTCCCGTCGCCCGGCGAGCCCGAGCGGTACATCCACTGGCTCGCCTCCGACCGCCGCTTCAAGGGACACGGCGCGGGCGGCGCCCTGCTCGCCCACGCCGCCGAAGTGACCCGGCGGGCGGGCATCTCGCTGCTGCGGGTGGACTGCTACGCGGGCGACGACGGCAAGCTCGTCCGCTACTACGAGAGCCACGGCTTCGTCCGTACCGAGACCTACCGGGGGACGAACGACTGGCCGGGGCAGGTACTGGCCCGCCGGGTCTGA
- a CDS encoding MFS transporter, whose product MFSSLKVRNYRLFFLGQVVSNTGTWMQRIAQDWLVLSLTGSATAVGITTALQFLPMLLFGLYGGVLVDRLPKRRTLLVTQTSMAVTGIALAVLTLSGHVQVWHVYLAAFVVGLATVIDNPARQSFVSEMVGPDQLQNAVSLNSANFQSARLVGPAVAGLMITGVGTGWAFLANGLSFVAPLAGLLLMRDRELYAVERAPRGKGQMREGLRYVAGRPELMWTIVLAGFASTFGFNFPVYLSAFADDVFHAGAGSYSLFNTLMAVGSLAGALLAARRGTARMRVLVAGALAFGTMEIVAAFAPSLWLFALLMAPIGMFGMTVNVTANSSIQMATDPSMRGRVMALYMMVFMGGAPLGAPIAGWITDAYGVRAGLAVGGAITAVAAVTIALVLARVGGLRLSVGWNHGHPQVRFVPREREQLATAA is encoded by the coding sequence ATGTTCAGCTCGCTGAAGGTCAGGAACTACCGCCTCTTCTTCCTCGGCCAGGTCGTCTCCAACACCGGCACCTGGATGCAGCGCATCGCGCAGGACTGGCTGGTGCTCAGCCTCACCGGCTCCGCCACCGCCGTCGGCATCACGACGGCCCTGCAGTTCCTGCCGATGCTGCTCTTCGGCCTCTACGGCGGCGTCCTCGTCGACCGTCTGCCCAAGCGCCGCACGCTGCTCGTCACCCAGACGTCGATGGCCGTCACGGGCATCGCGCTGGCCGTCCTCACCCTCTCCGGGCACGTCCAGGTCTGGCACGTCTACCTGGCCGCCTTCGTCGTCGGTCTGGCGACCGTCATCGACAACCCGGCCCGGCAGTCGTTCGTCTCCGAGATGGTCGGCCCGGACCAGCTCCAGAACGCGGTCAGCCTGAACTCCGCGAACTTCCAGTCGGCCCGCCTGGTCGGCCCCGCCGTGGCCGGCCTGATGATCACCGGCGTCGGCACCGGCTGGGCGTTTCTCGCCAACGGCCTGTCCTTCGTCGCGCCGCTCGCGGGCCTGCTGCTGATGCGGGACCGCGAGCTGTACGCCGTCGAGCGGGCGCCGCGCGGCAAGGGGCAGATGCGGGAGGGGCTGCGGTATGTCGCCGGGCGGCCGGAGCTGATGTGGACGATCGTCCTCGCCGGGTTCGCCAGCACCTTCGGCTTCAACTTCCCCGTGTATCTGTCGGCCTTCGCCGACGACGTCTTCCACGCGGGCGCCGGCTCCTACAGCCTCTTCAACACCCTGATGGCGGTCGGCTCCCTGGCCGGCGCGCTGCTCGCGGCCCGGCGCGGCACGGCCCGGATGCGGGTGCTCGTCGCGGGGGCGTTGGCCTTCGGCACGATGGAGATAGTGGCCGCGTTCGCCCCGTCGCTGTGGCTGTTCGCCCTGCTCATGGCCCCGATAGGAATGTTCGGCATGACGGTCAACGTCACCGCCAACAGCAGCATCCAGATGGCCACCGACCCGAGCATGCGGGGCCGCGTGATGGCCCTCTACATGATGGTGTTCATGGGCGGCGCACCGCTGGGCGCGCCGATCGCCGGCTGGATCACCGACGCGTACGGCGTCCGGGCGGGCCTGGCGGTGGGCGGCGCGATCACAGCCGTCGCCGCCGTGACGATCGCCCTGGTCCTGGCGCGGGTCGGCGGCCTGCGGCTGTCGGTCGGCTGGAACCACGGGCATCCGCAGGTGCGGTTCGTGCCGCGGGAGCGGGAGCAGTTGGCCACGGCTGCCTGA
- a CDS encoding WD40 repeat domain-containing protein — MRRPLAILAGVLLTGALTLPASAADGDEDFTIKDPRITESSGLAASRQHPGIYWTHNDQDTGAFLYAVDSRTGETVATITMTGVGTPRDVEAISMGPDNQLYVGDIGDNDGVQWPYVWVYRLPEPKTLKDRTIRATQYVVKYSDGTRDAESLVVHPKTGRVYIIDKQEDGGHLYEGPAELSASGTNVFKPTVPVDMWATDAAFSPDGKTLAVRGYFGGVAYDWNGGKLKRLERISVPLGQGESASYSTDGTKLMLGSEGAGSSVVANDAPGDTGSDSSSGGGSSASSDDSGDSGRTGDLKVGAIAVVVACVVVFGLRRLLRRS; from the coding sequence ATGCGTCGACCGCTCGCCATCCTCGCCGGGGTCCTCCTCACCGGTGCGCTCACCCTGCCCGCCTCAGCCGCCGACGGCGACGAGGACTTCACGATCAAGGACCCGCGCATCACGGAGTCCAGCGGCCTCGCCGCGTCGCGTCAGCACCCCGGGATCTACTGGACGCACAACGACCAGGACACGGGCGCCTTCCTCTACGCGGTGGACAGCAGGACCGGCGAGACGGTCGCGACGATCACCATGACCGGGGTGGGCACCCCGCGGGACGTGGAGGCGATCTCCATGGGCCCGGACAACCAGCTCTACGTCGGCGACATCGGCGACAACGACGGTGTGCAGTGGCCCTATGTGTGGGTCTACCGCCTCCCCGAGCCCAAGACGCTGAAGGACCGGACGATCCGTGCCACGCAGTACGTGGTGAAGTACTCCGACGGCACCCGTGACGCCGAGTCGCTCGTCGTGCACCCGAAGACCGGCCGCGTCTACATCATCGACAAGCAGGAGGACGGCGGGCACCTGTACGAGGGCCCGGCCGAGCTCTCCGCCTCCGGCACGAACGTCTTCAAGCCCACCGTCCCCGTCGACATGTGGGCCACCGACGCCGCCTTCTCCCCGGACGGCAAGACCCTCGCCGTACGCGGCTACTTCGGCGGCGTCGCCTACGACTGGAACGGCGGCAAGCTCAAGCGGCTGGAGCGCATCAGCGTGCCCCTCGGGCAGGGCGAGTCCGCCAGCTACTCGACGGACGGCACCAAGCTCATGCTCGGCAGCGAGGGCGCCGGCAGCTCCGTCGTCGCAAACGACGCCCCCGGGGACACCGGCTCCGACTCGTCCTCCGGCGGCGGCAGTTCGGCCTCGTCCGACGACAGCGGGGACAGCGGGCGGACCGGCGATCTGAAGGTCGGTGCCATCGCCGTGGTCGTCGCGTGTGTGGTCGTGTTCGGGTTGCGGCGGCTCTTGCGGAGGAGTTGA
- a CDS encoding aminoglycoside adenylyltransferase family protein, protein MQAPEAPLLPLLHHTLGSSLIGIYLHGSATLGGLRPHSDIDVLVVVSEPTTHAQRRVLVEELLNVSGGAARPVELIVVVQDDVRPWRYPPTCDFLYGEWLRVAYERGFVPGPEPMPDLAPLLTMVMLADAPLHGPPPADLLAPVPPADLRHAIIAGVPGLLAELDTDTRNVLLTLARIWTTLATGAIRSKDTAADWALARLPAEHRPALAHARAVYLGDEEERWGDGVLPGVRPCADRLVRAIERQTS, encoded by the coding sequence ATGCAGGCCCCAGAGGCCCCCCTCCTTCCCTTGCTCCACCACACCCTCGGCAGCAGCCTCATCGGCATCTACCTCCACGGCTCCGCCACCCTCGGCGGCCTGCGCCCGCACAGTGACATCGACGTCCTGGTCGTCGTGAGCGAACCGACCACCCACGCACAACGCCGTGTCCTCGTCGAGGAGTTGCTGAACGTGTCCGGCGGAGCCGCCCGCCCCGTCGAGCTCATCGTCGTCGTACAGGACGACGTACGGCCGTGGCGCTACCCACCCACCTGCGACTTCCTCTACGGCGAATGGCTGCGCGTCGCATACGAGCGGGGGTTCGTCCCCGGCCCCGAGCCCATGCCGGACCTCGCGCCCCTGCTCACCATGGTCATGCTGGCGGACGCCCCACTCCACGGCCCCCCGCCCGCCGACCTCCTCGCCCCCGTCCCACCCGCGGACCTCAGACACGCGATCATCGCCGGAGTACCCGGCCTGCTCGCGGAGTTGGACACCGACACCCGCAACGTCCTGCTGACCCTCGCCCGGATCTGGACCACCCTCGCCACCGGGGCGATCCGCTCGAAGGACACCGCCGCCGATTGGGCGCTCGCCCGGCTCCCCGCCGAACACCGCCCTGCCCTCGCACACGCCCGAGCCGTCTACCTGGGCGACGAGGAGGAGCGCTGGGGTGACGGCGTCCTCCCTGGCGTGCGCCCCTGCGCCGACCGCCTCGTCCGGGCGATCGAGCGTCAGACCTCGTAG
- a CDS encoding aldo/keto reductase: protein MKYTQLGRTGLKVSRLVLGTMNFGPQTDEADSHAIMDAALDAGINFFDTANVYGWGENKGRTESIIGTWFAKGERRDKVVLATKMYGNMGTEGQPWPNHDKLSALNIRRAVDASLKRLQTDYIDVYQFHHIDRATPFEEIWQAIDVLVQQGKILYVGSSNFPGYKIAQANEVAARRNGTIGLVSEQCIYNLFERRAEMEVIPAAQDYGLGVIPWSPLHGGLLGGVLKKEVEGGRRRSGRAAEVLADPAVRAKIQAYEDLLDKHGLEPGEAALAWLLTRPGVTGPIVGPRTAGQLESALRASELDLSEELLAGLDEIFPGPGPSPEAFAW, encoded by the coding sequence ATGAAGTACACGCAGCTCGGACGCACAGGACTCAAGGTCAGCCGGCTCGTCCTCGGCACCATGAACTTCGGTCCGCAGACGGACGAGGCGGACAGCCACGCGATCATGGACGCGGCGCTGGACGCCGGCATCAACTTCTTCGACACGGCGAACGTGTACGGCTGGGGCGAGAACAAGGGCCGTACCGAAAGCATCATCGGCACCTGGTTCGCGAAGGGCGAGCGGCGCGACAAGGTCGTCCTCGCGACCAAGATGTACGGCAACATGGGCACGGAAGGGCAGCCGTGGCCCAACCACGACAAGCTGTCCGCCCTCAACATCCGGCGCGCCGTGGACGCCTCGCTCAAGCGGCTGCAGACCGACTACATCGACGTCTACCAGTTCCACCACATCGACCGCGCCACTCCCTTCGAGGAGATCTGGCAGGCGATCGACGTCCTCGTCCAGCAGGGCAAGATCCTGTACGTCGGCTCCAGCAACTTCCCGGGCTACAAGATCGCCCAGGCCAACGAGGTCGCGGCGAGGCGCAACGGCACCATCGGCCTCGTCAGCGAGCAGTGCATCTACAACCTCTTCGAGCGCCGCGCCGAGATGGAGGTCATCCCGGCCGCGCAGGACTACGGCCTCGGCGTCATCCCGTGGTCGCCGCTGCACGGCGGGCTGCTCGGCGGCGTCCTCAAGAAGGAGGTCGAGGGCGGGCGGCGCCGCTCCGGGCGGGCCGCCGAAGTCCTCGCCGACCCGGCCGTACGCGCGAAGATCCAGGCGTACGAGGACCTGCTCGACAAGCACGGCCTGGAGCCCGGCGAGGCCGCCCTGGCCTGGCTGCTCACCCGGCCGGGCGTGACCGGGCCGATCGTCGGCCCGCGTACCGCCGGGCAGCTGGAGTCGGCGCTGCGGGCGTCCGAGCTCGACCTGAGCGAGGAGCTGCTGGCGGGGCTGGACGAGATCTTCCCGGGTCCGGGGCCGTCTCCGGAGGCCTTCGCCTGGTAG
- a CDS encoding maltokinase N-terminal cap-like domain-containing protein encodes MAVIHHTTLKPTKLELLASWLPTRPWYAGAGEPELTKAGGFRLDDPEGEVGIEIMIVTDDSGVRPVHYLVPLSYRGAPLDGADHALVGTMEHGVLGQRWAYDGCHDPVLVDQLLALIEGRAEAQDQSTSGAPDREVTSAYTGEGSLSAAARTATATDDQDGTGLRTSHGTVVLRLIRVLRPAAEAPQDADGHITGAWQLPDGTRARAVFAALHSTPRDLA; translated from the coding sequence ATGGCCGTCATCCACCACACCACCCTCAAGCCCACCAAGCTCGAACTGCTCGCCTCCTGGCTGCCCACCCGCCCCTGGTATGCCGGTGCCGGCGAACCGGAGTTGACCAAGGCCGGCGGATTCCGGCTGGACGATCCCGAGGGCGAGGTCGGCATCGAGATCATGATCGTCACGGATGACTCCGGCGTCCGTCCGGTCCACTACCTCGTGCCGCTCAGCTACCGCGGCGCCCCCCTCGACGGCGCCGACCACGCCCTCGTCGGCACCATGGAGCACGGCGTGCTGGGGCAGCGCTGGGCCTACGACGGCTGCCACGACCCTGTGCTGGTCGACCAGTTGCTGGCCCTGATCGAGGGCCGGGCCGAGGCGCAGGACCAGAGCACCAGCGGCGCGCCCGACCGCGAGGTCACCAGCGCCTACACGGGTGAGGGCTCCTTGTCCGCAGCCGCCCGCACCGCCACCGCAACCGACGACCAGGACGGCACCGGGCTGCGCACGTCCCACGGCACGGTCGTGCTCCGCCTCATCCGGGTCCTGCGCCCCGCCGCGGAGGCACCTCAGGACGCGGACGGCCACATCACCGGCGCCTGGCAGCTGCCGGACGGCACCCGGGCCCGCGCCGTGTTCGCCGCACTGCACAGCACCCCTCGGGACCTTGCCTAG